A single region of the Camelus ferus isolate YT-003-E chromosome 2, BCGSAC_Cfer_1.0, whole genome shotgun sequence genome encodes:
- the LOC116659241 gene encoding uncharacterized protein LOC116659241, producing the protein MATQRPEEGRPAGAGQEGGASSRLGGRALSYARARTRGPDCTARRPRLRNGSGAEVCGVGRSNGREPEAGVGGGASERALTRARATLHPLDSEEGAGSKEVVVELPGALPGAPSGAAQARRLEPRPCPRSGKARKTPGFQLFVRLSLLLECWKGEGVDVVARPSGFSSVSPATSLLSSKSVPRNELKHWLLDLQLAVSQMGTYTISSPGSQAFGLGLELHHQLSWVSHLLTADLETSQHP; encoded by the exons ATGGCTACACAGCGG CCGGAGGAGGGGaggccggcgggggcggggcaggaaggCGGGGCGTCCTCGCGACTGGGCGGGCGCGCGCTGTCGTACGCACGCGCTCGTACTCGTGGCCCAGACTGCACGGCGCGTCGGCCGCGCCTCCGAAATGGGTCCGGGGCAGAGGTATGTGGGGTGGGGCGAAGCAATGGAAGAGAGCCAGAGGCAGGAGTTGGGGGCGGGGCTTCAGAGCGCGCACTGACGCGAGCGCGCGCGACGCTCCACCCCCTTGATTCTGAGGAAGGGGCGGGGTCTAAGGAGGTAGTCGTGGAACTTCCCGGGGCCCTCCCAGGCGCGCCGTCTGGCGCTGCGCAAGCGCGAAGGCTGGAACCGCGCCCCTGTCCTCGGTCAGGAAAGGCGAGGAAGACACCCGGCTTCCAGCTCTTCGTGCGTCTGTCGCTGCTGCTGGAGTGCTGGAAGGGAGAAGGCGTTGACGTGGTCGCCCGCCCCTCTGGGTTTTCCTCCGTAAGCCCGGCCACCAGTCTCCTATCCTCCAAATCTGTGCCCAG AAATGAACTGAAACATTGGCTCTTGGATCTCCAGCTTGCTGTCTCTCAGATGGGAACatacaccatcagctctcctggttctcaggcctttggacttggtCTGGAACtgcaccatcagctctcctgggtctcccacttgctgactgcagatcttgAGACTTCTCAGCATCCATAA